One window of Micromonas commoda chromosome 1, complete sequence genomic DNA carries:
- the AP2B gene encoding predicted protein (AP-2 complex subunit beta-1 (Beta-adaptin)), whose amino-acid sequence MSGGDARYFTSYKKGEIAEWRNEINNPDRDKKKGAVKKVIAAMTVGKDVSMLFTDVVNCMQTGDVEMKKLVYLYLINYAKNQPDLAILAVNTFVKKDTQDPNPLIRALAVRTMGCIRVDKITEYLCDPLQRALDEDPYVRKTAAICVAKLFDINAELVRDRGFLHQLHDLLADSNPMVVANAVAALSEVQHSSSSGIENFTLASDTVHKLLAALNECTEWGQVFILDSISSYSPQNERQAESIIERVTPRLQHANCAVVLSAAKVLISQLEGVRNSDAVSHAVRKLAPPLVTLLSAESEIQYVALRNINLIIQRYPDVLQDEIKVFFCKYNDPAFVKQEKLETMVKLASQENIEQVLLEFKEYATEVDVEFVRKSVRAIGRCAVSIADSAERCIGVLLELIKTKVNYVVQEAIVVIRDIFRRYPDRYEGVIGALCDSLDSLDEPEAKASMVWIIGEYADRIDNAEDLMDVFLETFSDEAVDVQLQLLTATVKLFLKKPSSGPQNLIQKVLHQATSDTDDPDLRDRAYVYWRLLSSDPEAAKEVVLASKPMMSNDRAYLDLEALQQLLRQVSTLSSVYYKIPSAFAPRSTNIINGVNLDETMSSDLADSANKKGAENSASASLSPTPGVDMLADLNDGFEAAAKQSASANLDSFAAFPESPGTFLTRPSSSQASNPSSGAFAKSTLPSSRRPVLLSEHASSGLRISGSIVSRGDGMPYYDFLISNLTQKPLTGFQFQFNKNFFMLAPEQQPDDGMISPGESKSCMIPLSYLGTSAGGKASLLLQVAVKSPLQNDAIFYFNDQIPLEAILQPAAEMGFELFTEIWQSIRMVDKCTKRLDVSWPLSGASIEGALAKLENNKFNTVSLKSNDDAHVAFVMGKIMLAKSEEYILLQITFAIGTGAIDAACRSRVEGISDLTLLAVHRLMS is encoded by the exons ATGTCAGGAGGGGATGCGAGATATTTTACATCGTACAAAAAAG GGGAGATTGCTGAGTGGCGTAACGAAATAAACAACCCCGACAGAGATAAGAAGAAAGGAGCCGTTAAAAAAG TTATCGCCGCCATGACTGTTGGGAAGGACGTATCCATGCTCTTTACAGATGTTGTAAATTGCATGCAGACCGGCGATGTAGAAATGAAAAAGTTGGTGTATCTCTACTTGATCAACTATGCCAAAAATCAACCTGACTTGGCAATTCTTGCCGTCAACACATTCGTAAAG AAGGACACACAAGATCCAAATCCTCTCATAAGAGCTCTTGCTGTGCGAACCATGGGATGCATCCGTGTTGATAAAATAACCGAATATCTATGCGACCCACTTCAGCGCGCACTA GATGAAGATCCCTACGTAAGGAAAACAGCTGCCATATGTGTTGCAAAGCTTTTTGATATTAATGCAGAGCTGGTCCGGGATCGGGGCTTCCTTCATCAGCTTCACGATCTTCTCGCTGACAGCAACCCTATGGTCGTTGCCAACGCAGTTGCAGCGCTCTCTGAGGTCCAGCacagctcctcgagcggcATCGAAAATTTCACACTAGCATCAGATACGGTGCACAAACTCCTTGCTGCTTTGAACGAGTGCACAGAATGGGGTCAAGTATTTATCCTTGACTCCATATCATCGTATTCTCCTCAAAATGAAAGGCAAGCCGAAAGTATTATTGAACGCGTGACACCGCGCTTACAGCATGCAAACTGCGCTGTTGTGCTTTCTGCTGCCAAAGTATTAATCAGTCAGCTGGAG GGAGTTCGAAATTCTGATGCTGTTTCCCATGCTGTTAGAAAATTGGCACCTCCACTTGTTACTCTCTTGAGTGCAGAGTCAGAAATTCAATATGTTGCACTTCGAAACATCAACTTGATCATCCAAAGGTACCCAGATGTTTTGCAGGATGAAATAAAAGTTTTTTTCTGCAAATATAATGACCCGGCATTTGTGAAGCAAGAAAAACTTGAAACCAT GGTGAAGCTTGCTTCGCAAGAAAATATTGAGCAG GTGTTACTCGAGTTTAAAGAGTATGCGACCGAAGTAGATGTGGAGTTTGTCAGGAAATCAGTGCGAGCTATTGGTCGTTGTGCAGTTTCCATCGCCGACTCTGCAGAACGTTGCATTGGGGTGCTTCTTGAACTGATAAAAACAAAAGTGAATTATGTTGTTCAAGAGGCGATCGTTGTCATCCGCGACATTTTCAGGCGGTACCCAGATCGGTACGAGGGCGTGATTGGGGCATTGTGTGACTCGCTTGATTCACTGGATGAGCCGGAGGCAAAAGCTTCGATGGTGTGGATTATCGGCGAGTATGCCGATCGCATAGACAATGCAGAAGACCTAATGGACGTATTCTTAGAGACTTTTTCTGACGAAGCAGTGGATGTACAACTGCAGCTGTTGACCGCAACAGTTAAATTATTCCTCAAGAAACCCTCAAGCGGGCCGCAAAACCTCATTCAAAAAGTTCTGCATCAAGCAACAAGCGATACAGACGACCCGGACCTTCGAGACCGAGCATATGTCTACTGGCGGCTGTTGTCATCTGATCCTGAAGCTGCAAAAGAGGTTGTCCTGGCATCGAAACCGATGATGAGTAATGACCGCGCATACCTTGATCTTGAGGCACTTCAACAACTTCTAAGACAGGTTTCAACATTGAGCTCCGTGTACTATAAGATTCCCTCTGCATTTGCGCCACGATCAACCAACATCATTAATGGAGTGAACCTCGACGAGACCATGTCCAGCGATCTTGCTGACAGTGCAAACAAGAAAGGTGCTGAAAATAGTGCTTCTGCATCTCTTtcaccgacgccgggggTGGATATGCTGGCGGACCTAAATGATGGTTTTGAAGCTGCTGCGAAGCAAAGCGCAAGTGCAAATCTAGATAGCTTCGCCGCGTTTCCAGAATCCCCTGGCACATTCTTAACCAGACCTTCTTCTTCGCAAGCGTCAAATCCATCATCAGGCGCTTTCGCTAAATCTACTTTACCTTCAAGCAGGAGACCTGTCCTTCTGTCGGAGCATGCCTCCTCTGGTCTTCGGATAAGTGGATCAATtgtcagccgcggcgatggaatGCCATATTATGATTTTCTTATCAGTAATTTGACCCAGAAACCATTGACTGGATTTCAGTTTCAATTCAACAAGAACTTTTTCATGTTGGCCCCAGAGCAGCAACCAGATGATGGTATGATTTCACCTGGTGAGAGTAAAAGCTGCATGATCCCGCTATCATACTTGGGAACTTCTGCTGGAGGAAAAGCGTCTCTTTTGCTTCAGGTTGCTGTCAAATCTCCGCTTCAAAATGATGCTATTTTTTACTTCAATGATCAAATACCATTGGAAGCTATCTTGCAGCCTGCGGCTGAAATGGGTTTTGAACTGTTTACAGAAATATGGCAGTCGATAAGAATGGTTGATAAATGCACCAAGCGGCTCGATGTGTCTTGGCCATTATCTGGTGCAAGCATCGAGGGCGCATTGGCAAAGCTTGAAAACAATAAGTTCAATACCGTGTCGCTCAAATCTAATGATGATGCTCACGTGGCCTTTGTTATGGGGAAAATTATGCTGGCAAAATCAGAAGAATACATCCTCTTGCAAATCACTTTTGCCATTGGCACCGGTGCGATTGATGCGGCATGTCGGTCGCGAGTGGAAGGCATATCGGACTTGACCTTGCTTGCCGTGCATCGCTTGATGTCTTGA
- the HEL1 gene encoding predicted protein (DEAD-box helicase), with the protein MHDSAHNIRNAFHEDHSSIDLLPGLEPKLCVALKTSKICRPFKIQADTWRHTGGGLSFDRDLCVSAPTGSGKTLAYAIPIVQALCRQTKLSHLRSLVIVPTGDLAAQVGNVFKPLCQAVGLKVSIAQGSGIKSLYHNDAFGEQNAFRHHPAVKQKFITSLTVQTTVTDLTSNTEADIRDVDILVTPPGRLVTLIRRFARLFLDRVEFLVIDEADRVLRQTYQGWLPLVNRTVVTGTFHTSLGDRGASRRRLKKLLFSATLTQDPGRLAGLHLKAPHRISTVVSQAMRENRYFLPPGLKEYVIISRGDEKLLVLCALLKRIGPTPAIVFTASVDATRRLFRLLHLMIGLPSKPVEYSSYAPLLHRTESLKLFRSGRCSLLVASDAATRGLDFEHVGVTISYDVPTHPKTYVHRVGRAARAQRRGLAYTICRPTEVDKFHLMLTNIGVRKEDNVLQQLFISDEEILSFSRNMKQAMSAMNLKLAARRTIISHSISKDGLQTESEVVRVAADQASHNFRVALQEDR; encoded by the coding sequence ATGCATGACAGCGCACATAACATCAGAAATGCATTTCATGAGGATCATTCAAGCATCGATCTGTTGCCTGGTCTCGAACCAAAGTTATGCGTCGCGCTCAAAACAAGCAAAATCTGTCGGCCTTTCAAGATACAAGCGGACACTTGGAGACACACGGGCGGTGGCTTGAGCTTTGATCGCGATTTATGCGTTAGCGCTCCAACGGGTAGTGGGAAAACTCTAGCATATGCGATACCAATCGTGCAAGCGTTGTGCCGTCAAACAAAGCTCAGTCATCTTCGCTCCCTTGTAATAGTGCCAACTGGTGACCTTGCCGCACAAGTCGGCAACGTGTTCAAACCTCTATGTCAGGCCGTCGGTCTTAAAGTCAGCATTGCGCAGGGGTCGGGCATAAAATCGTTATATCATAACGATGCATTTGGCGAGCAGAACGCGTTTAGGCATCACCCTGCAGTGAAGCAAAAGTTCATCACAAGCCTTACTGTACAAACAACGGTCACTGATCTAACATCAAATACCGAAGCTGATATCAGGGATGTTGACATATTGGTAACACCCCCAGGTCGACTTGTCACACTGATTCGTCGATTTGCTAGACTGTTTCTCGATAGGGTCGAATTTTTGGTGATCGATGAGGCCGATCGCGTCCTTCGCCAGACATATCAAGGTTGGCTGCCTCTGGTGAATAGGACTGTCGTGACAGGCACATTTCACACTAGTCTTGGCGACCGGGGTGCCTCACGTAGACGGCTGAAAAAACTTTTGTTTTCCGCAACTCTAACGCAAGATCCTGGTCGTCTGGCTGGTCTGCACTTAAAGGCACCCCATCGGATTTCAACTGTGGTTTCACAAGCTATGCGGGAAAATCGATACTTTCTACCCCCTGGTTTGAAGGAATATGTGATAATCTCGAGGGGAGATGAGAAACTCCTGGTGCTTTGCGCACTGTTAAAACGAATTGGTCCGACGCCTGCTATTGTATTCACGGCCTCTGTggatgcgacgcgacgttTGTTTCGTCTACTGCACTTGATGATTGGTTTGCCATCAAAGCCCGTGGAATATAGCTCATATGCGCCTCTGTTGCACCGGACAGAGTCACTCAAACTGTTCAGATCAGGACGCTGCTCACTCCTCGTCGCATCAGACGCAGCAACACGGGGTTTAGATTTTGAACATGTTGGAGTAACAATCTCATATGATGTTCCCACACATCCAAAGACCTATGTCCATAGGGTGgggcgcgcagcgcgagcacAGCGCCGCGGTTTGGCATACACCATCTGCCGTCCGACAGAGGTTGACAAATTTCATCTTATGCTCACAAACATAGGCGTCCGAAAGGAGGATAACGTTCTTCAGCAGCTATTTATATCCGATGAAGAGATTCTGTCCTTTTCTCGAAATATGAAGCAGGCAATGAGTGCAATGAATCTCAAATTAGCAGCCCGCCGAACTATCATCAGTCATTCTATTTCTAAAGACGGATTGCAAACTGAATCAGAAGTAGTGCGCGTGGCGGCTGATCAAGCCAGTCACAACTTCCGTGTAGCTCTACAAGAAGATCGTTAA
- a CDS encoding predicted protein: MIQKLEGPGKKSHHAPPKVDDLRCTHFRLMTQESMVALHHKGETPIASLTKPDGSAGKILILNSATTFDMLSEYHLTLLNHQAYAEHHHYAYVLALVKPVELRGRSAKFAKHLAMGTQLAQAWIPGRPSWDTVCHMDLDAWHASWAPFSSYGAMWPSNKDLLLGDTGQIWLNTGLMCARPTRWALRFFDRVINAVFLYEKMHDDSELNEDHPLREDTKNFVALGFKRDQPAVWHVLSQTWAEEAEVPYKGPDCTVWAHACNPDENPLECWHWCHWDALQRTGLKRWAFASKSASRWKGLGDVNGLTHLHLASRGAVPAVISTGLANKRSAALHRMCLRSCHSVLARASMSLCSLILGGSFCWPKDVDKMSLCDGKGCLMQMIDGGGGWIKHTGHQHWRDILPMCVPTSAAEALQAHGDVLSFCDSRKHMDKISP, translated from the coding sequence ATGATTCAGAAACTAGAAGGGCCCGGGAAAAAAAGTCATCACGCCCCACCAAAAGTTGACGACTTGCGATGTACTCACTTTCGTTTGATGACACAAGAGTCCATGGTGGCGCTTCATCACAAAGGCGAAACACCCATTGCCTCTTTGACGAAGCCAGACGGCTCGGCTGGTAAAATACTGATTTTGAACTCAGCGACTACATTTGATATGCTATCCGAGTATCACCTCACACTTTTAAACCATCAAGCTTATGCAGAACATCATCATTATGCATATGTTTTAGCACTAGTCAAACCTGTAGAACTCCGTGGACGCTCTGCAAAATTTGCAAAGCATCTTGCTATGGGCACACAGCTAGCTCAAGCATGGATACCAGGTCGCCCATCCTGGGACACAGTATGTCACATGGACCTAGATGCATGGCATGCAAGTTGGGCGCCGTTTAGCTCTTATGGAGCAATGTGGCCATCCAACAAAGACTTATTGCTTGGTGATACTGGGCAAATCTGGCTGAATACAGGTTTGATGTGTGCACGGCCAACGAGATGGGCATTACGTTTCTTTGATCGCGTGATCAATGCCGTCTTCCTATATGAAAAAATGCATGATGACTCAGAGCTAAATGAAGACCATCCTCTTCGTGAAGACACTAAGAATTTTGTTGCTCTGGGCTTCAAACGCGATCAACCTGCAGTTTGGCATGTTTTGTCCCAAACATGGGCAGAAGAAGCCGAGGTTCCATATAAAGGACCGGATTGCACGGTTTGGGCACATGCGTGCAACCCAGACGAGAATCCGCTTGAGTGTTGGCACTGGTGTCACTGGGATGCTTTACAGCGCACAGGTTTAAAAAGATGGGCATTTGCAAGTAAATCAGCCAGTAGATGGAAAGGATTAGGTGATGTAAATGGACTCACGCATCTCCACCTTGCGTCACGGGGCGCAGTTCCGGCAGTGATAAGCACAGGTCTAGCAAACAAGAGGTCAGCCGCTTTGCACCGTATGTGTCTACGTTCTTGTCATAGTGTGCTTGCGCGGGCTTCGATGAGTCTATGTTCTCTGATATTAGGAGGTTCTTTTTGCTGGCCAAAAGATGTTGATAAAATGAGTCTTTGTGATGGAAAAGGCTGCCTGATGCAGATGATtgacggtggaggaggatggATCAAACACACCGGACATCAGCACTGGCGAGATATTCTTCCCATGTGCGTGCCCACGTCAGCGGCTGAGGCGTTGCAGGCACACGGAGACGTCCTTTCTTTTTGTGATAGTAGGAAACACATGGACAAAATATCGCCGTGA
- a CDS encoding predicted protein, which yields MGTICTWTNKCASVLCVYLDIISFSSLCCFCLDTHTSSHLKESVSRASCVPFVITLSHTHTYTAVCDDCDGHYYLRNHNTTNEGIIYLYKETLQGADPETGRGI from the coding sequence ATGGGGACTATTTGTACGTGGACGAACAAATGCGCCTCGGTTTTGTGTGTTTATCTGGACATCATATCATTCTCCTCCCTTTGTTGTTTTTGTTTGGACACGCATACATCATCACATCTGAAGGAGTCTGTTTCCAGAGCGTCATGCGTGCCATTTGTCATCACATTATCACATACACACACATACACGGCGGTATGTGACGACTGTGATGGACATTACTACCTTCGTAATCATAACACAACTAACGAAGGTATTATATATTTATATAAAGAAACGCTCCAGGGGGCGGACCCAGAGACGGGGAGAGGAATTTAG
- a CDS encoding major facilitator superfamily → MVFSLLPIFLKTELGYSNTRIGAMEGAALLISNLSRIISGVMSDIIKSRVHVIAFGSAMTAAMKFVLASAVTPQSVMSAKLLDRFGKGVRAAPTDALIADLSPRQKRSTIYSLHQSLTTLGGVFGSMCAVACMTLTQNNYRLTFTLAGVPSIFAIFMLLYFVQKPNRLQTKHYGMPKFPARPAPSKRRHGRGPLAIVYEPIRWRRSNCKDMRRDMAWHRGKRTWHRVSEWLTEHLEEMKRRTQRVKEDCIEDESAFLQFCIRNGETGDELDIGRRAWQAEYLSPEQEHHFRHRQTSFQLQGSFEPHKSSRALNSYSINASFDSTNGLHSESTPIYQHQDDVPNIEPDMVSKMDSSSLPNESSTSDAKKVVWGSWRWSLTEALQLPLAFWKALLVFTVLKVARFSEAFVTLHANAVGLKAAYLPMLMVATNLMQSLLTYPLGVVADRAENAGANGNGRKFMLLGGFGMMILADLVLVLAKAPWQVFLGYLAVGAHMSMTQANMKAVLSATMPPSVRGTGFAISALFQGIALGAGNYMAGHLCDLFGSAGAFWGGGAFATAALCLGWLLL, encoded by the coding sequence ATGGTGTTTTCATTGCTGCCCATCTTCCTGAAAACAGAGCTGGGCTATTCGAACACGAGAATAGGAGCGATGGAGGGCGCAGCACTCCTGATTTCAAATCTTTCCAGGATTATCTCAGGAGTAATGAGTGACATCATTAAATCTCGAGTTCACGTGATTGCTTTTGGTTCTGCCATGACAGCTGCAATGAAATTTGTTCTTGCATCGGCCGTCACTCCGCAATCGGTAATGTCCGCAAAGTTGCTTGACAGGTTCGGAAAAGGTGTAAGAGCAGCTCCAACAGATGCTCTTATTGCTGACCTATCGCCGCGTCAGAAACGAAGCACAATATATAGTTTGCACCAGTCGCTGACTACTTTGGGAGGAGTTTTTGGATCGATGTGCGCCGTAGCCTGCATGACATTGACACAAAACAATTACCGGCTGACCTTCACGCTTGCAGGCGTGCCCTCTATTTTCGCTATTTTCATGCTATTATATTTTGTTCAGAAACCAAACCGTTTACAAACTAAACATTACGGTATGCCAAAGTTCCCCGCCCGTCCTGCCCCATCCAAAAGACGGCACGGTCGCGGCCCTCTCGCAATAGTGTACGAGCCTATTCGATGGCGACGTTCTAACTGTAAAGATATGAGAAGGGACATGGCATGGCATCGAGGGAAGCGGACATGGCACCGAGTAAGTGAGTGGCTTACGGAGCATTTGGAAGAGATGAAGAGACGTACACAGCGTGTCAAGGAAGACTGCATTGAAGACGAATCCGCGTTTCTACAATTTTGTATTCGAAATGGAGAAACCGGTGACGAGCTGGATATAGGTCGGCGTGCATGGCAGGCAGAGTACCTATCACCAGAGCAAGAACACCACTTTCGACACCGTCAAACATCATTTCAGCTTCAGGGATCATTTGAACCACATAAAAGTTCAAGGGCACTAAATTCCTACAGCATCAATGCTTCTTTCGATTCGACAAACGGCCTACATTCAGAATCGACGCCTATTTATCAGCACCAAGATGATGTACCAAATATTGAGCCTGACATGGTGTCAAAAATGGATTCGAGTAGTCTCCCGAATGAATCTTCGACTTCTGATGCGAAAAAAGTGGTTTGGGGATCATGGCGATGGTCATTAACAGAGGCGCTTCAGCTACCGTTAGCGTTTTGGAAAGCTCTACTTGTATTTACTGTGCTGAAAGTGGCTCGTTTCAGTGAGGCATTTGTTACGTTGCATGCAAACGCTGTTGGCCTGAAGGCAGCATACCTGCCTATGCTCATGGTCGCCACTAATTTGATGCAATCTTTGCTAACTTACCCACTAGGTGTCGTTGCTGACCGTGCAGAAAACGCTGGTGCAAATGGAAATGGTCGAAAATTCATGCTGTTGGGTGGATTTGGCATGATGATCCTGGCCGATCTCGTTTTAGTGTTGGCTAAAGCTCCTTGGCAAGTGTTCCTTGGATATCTTGCCGTGGGGGCACACATGTCGATGACTCAGGCGAACATGAAAGCGGTTCTGTCCGCAACAATGCCACCGAGTGTTCGAGGAACGGGCTTTGCGATTTCCGCACTTTTTCAAGGCATTGCCCTTGGTGCTGGTAACTACATGGCCGGGCATTTGTGTGACTTGTTTGGATCTGCTGGGGCGTTCTGGGGTGGAGGAGCTTTCGCAACTGCTGCACTTTGCCTCGGTTGGTTGCTCTTATAG
- a CDS encoding predicted protein: MIASEQPNIYLDLESISTTNHGHSRNTELIPEVRRLVAENHQLLWRVRRLEKACAGQRVSNLAIERNISCLFNTAVMEISRRDEEIFRLREKLTSQARNLEDTTVLANYN; encoded by the exons ATGATTGCATCTGAGCAACCTAACATCTACCTCGATCTTGAGAGCATTTCGACAACAAACCACGGGCACTCTCGAAACACCGAGCTGATACCAGAAGTACGCAGGCTAGTGGCCGAGAACCACCAACTGCTCTGGCGTGTTAGGAGGCTCGAGAAGGCCTGCGCAGGCCAGCGTGTAAGCAACCTAGCAATCGAGCGAAACATTTCGTGTTTGTTCAACACGGCCGTGATG GAGATCTCAAGAAGAGACGAAGAAATATTTCGCCTCAGAGAGAAGCTGACTTCCCAGGCCAGAAATCTGGAAGACACGACGGTCTTGGCCAATTATAATTAA
- the COP1 gene encoding E3 ubiquitin-protein ligase COP1 yields the protein MASERTDDHVCPICREIYVNAFSSICGHTFCFECIRARIAHIQTCPCCSHPLSRDTLFPNLALDRLLKGLSLASQPRDSLKKNKPCSVRGERDIMIQSQRIADAVTGLPLGCVPGLLHSVAGKHRDLIMDDEHSNIGLLRDFLLFSFKRKMRCTEHLEREISSIEEDVAWVDKQHMELGLGPALRPAHDTATVGSRAHIPRETQRCLGGSQRILPNNENMNAKRLNSGPSLVADMLSAWGIDWGTRQANSRHKSYQSDETHISDLYAFSQMGIAQLAHDSPHIVECQSAPSKIKSIPGIDSDSELHKTGRRIDLRLQESASIRRSIGDMNFTSAGSENVNSMVSDQKISSTCILDDSEVQTKMNLSATLLLPVSGAKIKKVFTHFSNLQQIYSDVRCGDDNNNVVLRGSRVKDAGSIAVPSLDHFARLITDSSSCDRLAVVGQVQHIGSSNTSASNPIISSIEIDMEDFCFATAGVSRLIHFFRFADVCNGYEHSGLPAQSISTSSKLSCLSYSKHVQKHIASSDYEGVISVWDIEIGSALVEYEEHGKRAWTVDFCRTDPRLLASGSDDGRVKIWSTNQVASVLELDMRANVCCAQYGPNSAHQLAVGCADHMVHLFDLRSPSEPLAILSGHRKAVSYVRFLPSGRELVSASTDSTLCVWDVHQSLARAGHERYQESNGITTGTRLTRVHDGHINEKNFVGLSVGAEEYIACGSETNEVILYHKELRRPLARYNFAEETKFPILHSTCLARHTSVNDFDSNLSTLMSTGITDLGNGAQGAHVTTHQQSQPHFISATCWKGNDATVLAASSSGLVRVLQLVNNQGYH from the coding sequence ATGGCTTCAGAGCGAACCGACGACCATGTATGCCCAATTTGTAGAGAGATATATGTCAACGCTTTCTCCAGCATATGTGGCCACACCTTCTGCTTCGAATGCATCCGTGCACGTATCGCACACATACAGACGTGCCCATGCTGTAGTCATCCGCTTTCGCGGGACACGCTGTTTCCCAACCTAGCCCTGGACAGACTCTTGAAAGGCCTTTCCTTGGCAAGCCAGCCACGAGACTCGCTTAAGAAGAACAAGCCATGTTcggttcgcggcgaacgcgataTCATGATCCAAAGTCAACGAATTGCTGATGCGGTGACAGGACTTCCACTTGGATGCGTGCCCGGTTTGTTGCACTCCGTTGCAGGCAAGCACCGAGATCTGATTATGGATGATGAGCACTCAAACATAGGTCTTTTGCGAGATTTTTTGCTGTTTTCTTTTAAACGAAAAATGAGGTGCACCGAACATCTTGAAAGAGAAATCAGCTCGATTGAAGAAGATGTGGCATGGGTCGACAAGCAGCACATGGAACTTGGGCTCGGTCCTGCACTGCGTCCCGCACATGATACTGCTACTGTGGGATCAAGGGCTCATATTCCACGGGAAACACAGAGATGTTTGGGTGGAAGTCAACGAATACTTCCCAACAACGAGAATATGAATGCAAAGAGATTGAATTCGGGTCCGAGTTTGGTAGCTGATATGTTGAGCGCTTGGGGCATAGACTGGGGCACTCGCCAGGCCAACAGCAGACACAAGTCGTATCAAAGTGATGAAACGCACATTAGTGACTTGTACGCCTTCAGTCAAATGGGAATCGCACAGCTGGCACATGATTCACCGCATATTGTCGAGTGCCAAAGTGCGCCGTCTAAAATTAAAAGTATTCCAGGAATAGACAGCGACTCTGAGTTACATAAAACAGGTAGAAGGATAGATCTGCGGTTGCAGGAAAGCGCCTCTATTCGGAGATCGATTGGCGATATGAATTTCACATCAGCAGGCTCGGAAAACGTCAATTCCATGGTCTCCGATCAAAAAATTTCATCGACGTGTATTCTCGACGATAGCGAAGTGCAGACAAAAATGAATTTGAGTGCAACACTATTGTTGCCTGTTTCAGGAGCGAAAATCAAAAAGGTTTTTACACATTTTAGTAACTTGCAGCAGATCTATTCTGATGTTCGATGCGGTGATGACAATAATAACGTAGTACTCCGTGGGAGCCGCGTTAAAGACGCAGGTTCAATCGCTGTCCCTTCGCTTGACCACTTTGCACGGCTAATAACTGATTCATCTTCCTGCGATCGACTTGCTGTGGTTGGACAGGTTCAACATATTGGATCATCGAACACGAGCGCATCAAATCCAATCATCTCTTCAATCGAAATTGACATGGAGGATTTCTGCTTTGCAACAGCAGGTGTCTCCAGACTTATCCATTTTTTCAGATTTGCCGATGTGTGCAATGGTTACGAACACTCGGGTCTTCCTGCGCAAAGTATATCAACCTCTAGCAAGCTGTCATGTCTCAGCTACAGTAAACACGTACAGAAACACATAGCAAGCAGTGACTATGAAGGAGTGATATCAGTATGGGACATTGAGATTGGGAGCGCTCTAGTTGAATACGAAGAGCACGGTAAACGTGCATGGACTGTAGATTTTTGCCGAACAGATCCTCGTTTGCTTGCGAGTGGTTCGGACGATGGCCGTGTCAAGATTTGGAGCACTAATCAAGTCGCATCTGTGCTTGAACTTGACATGCGTGCAAATGTGTGCTGCGCGCAATATGGACCTAATAGCGCACATCAACTTGCTGTTGGATGCGCAGACCACATGGTTCATCTTTTTGACCTTCGAAGTCCCTCAGAACCTCTCGCTATTTTGTCTGGCCATCGTAAGGCTGTCTCATATGTTAGGTTCCTGCCTTCGGGACGTGAGTTGGTAAGTGCATCAACAGATAGTACGCTTTGTGTCTGGGATGTTCATCAAtcgctcgcacgcgcggggcATGAACGATACCAGGAATCCAACGGCATTACAACTGGCACAAGACTGACCAGGGTTCACGATGGTCACATTAATGAAAAGAACTTCGTCGGCCTTAGTGTCGGCGCGGAAGAATATATTGCATGCGGAAGCGAGACCAACGAAGTCATCCTGTATCATAAGGAGCTCAGACGACCGCTGGCGCGCTATAACTTTGCCGAAGAAACAAAGTTCCCGATCTTGCACTCTACTTGCTTAGCCAGGCATACCAGCGTCAACGACTTTGACAGCAATTTAAGCACTCTTATGTCAACTGGTATTACGGATCTTGGAAACGGTGCTCAAGGTGCACATGTCACCACTCATCAACAATCCCAGCCTCATTTTATTAGTGCGACGTGCTGGAAAGGAAATGATGCTACTGTGCTCGCAGCAAGCAGCAGTGGACTCGTCAGAGTACTCCAACTTGTGAACAACCAAGGTTACCACTGA